Proteins from a genomic interval of Methanococcoides sp. AM1:
- the fpoI gene encoding F420H2 dehydrogenase subunit FpoI, producing MVLKNIARAVKNIYKPPITRRYPEVPSELPDRFRGLQKLDKSKCIGCGICANTCPNSAIKIVRARVSPDSEKTRWFPAIDIGHCLFCGLCIDQCPHGALSSTKVYTTGVIRWTHEELLYTPDMLAREVPVGENGE from the coding sequence ATGGTATTGAAAAATATTGCTAGAGCTGTTAAGAACATCTACAAGCCCCCTATTACCAGACGGTATCCTGAGGTTCCCTCCGAGTTGCCTGACAGGTTCAGAGGGCTTCAAAAACTTGATAAAAGTAAATGTATAGGCTGTGGAATTTGTGCTAATACCTGCCCTAACAGTGCGATAAAGATCGTAAGGGCGAGGGTTAGTCCGGACAGTGAAAAGACAAGATGGTTCCCTGCCATTGATATCGGTCACTGCCTGTTCTGTGGTCTCTGTATTGATCAATGTCCACACGGTGCTCTTTCAAGCACAAAGGTCTACACCACAGGTGTGATCAGGTGGACACATGAGGAATTACTATATACTCCGGACATGCTGGCACGTGAAGTTCCGGTAGGGGAGAATGGTGAGTGA
- the fpoH gene encoding F420H2 dehydrogenase subunit FpoH, whose product MSAESIDIIFNPWLRTLLGLCLIGAVFGGAMLVVWFERKLSGDIQFRLGPKYVGPFGIFQLVADAIKLMTKEDLIPSKADKLLFVSAPIALMGSVFMMLVAIPFGAVVINGVEYPIVATEMDISLLYIEAVSSISIIGAFMYAYSSNNKYSLLGAFRNFARMIGYEVPLGITMVSIAIMVGSLNIVEIAQAQSPIWFIFLQPLGFLVFFVALMADMGRLPFDQNESEEELVAGWITEYSGMRFGLGFFAEYIHLILGSMLVVLLFLGGWNLPAALTNITILGILLPTMYFLLKVALVILTIIMLRWAVPRFRIDQVVDLSWKRLLPLSLLNLGWAIILGIYLGV is encoded by the coding sequence ATGTCAGCAGAAAGTATTGATATTATATTCAACCCCTGGCTCCGTACTTTACTTGGCCTTTGTTTGATCGGCGCGGTTTTCGGCGGTGCAATGTTAGTTGTATGGTTCGAGCGTAAACTATCAGGCGATATCCAGTTCAGGCTTGGTCCTAAATATGTAGGTCCTTTTGGTATATTCCAGCTTGTTGCTGATGCTATCAAACTGATGACCAAAGAGGATCTGATCCCTTCAAAAGCTGATAAGTTGCTTTTCGTTTCTGCACCTATCGCTCTCATGGGATCTGTTTTCATGATGCTTGTTGCGATCCCATTCGGTGCTGTTGTCATTAATGGTGTAGAGTACCCGATCGTGGCAACTGAGATGGATATAAGTCTTCTTTACATTGAAGCGGTATCTTCTATCTCTATTATCGGTGCGTTCATGTATGCATACAGTTCAAACAACAAGTACTCACTTCTGGGTGCTTTCAGGAACTTTGCAAGAATGATCGGATACGAGGTTCCACTCGGTATCACTATGGTAAGTATAGCTATCATGGTAGGTTCACTGAACATTGTTGAGATCGCACAGGCACAGAGCCCGATCTGGTTCATATTCCTTCAACCTCTTGGTTTCCTTGTCTTCTTCGTTGCTTTGATGGCCGATATGGGACGTCTTCCATTCGACCAGAACGAGTCTGAAGAAGAACTGGTAGCAGGTTGGATCACTGAATACAGTGGTATGAGATTCGGTCTTGGTTTCTTTGCAGAATATATCCACCTGATCCTTGGTTCAATGCTTGTTGTATTATTGTTCCTCGGTGGCTGGAATTTACCTGCAGCCCTGACAAACATTACTATCCTGGGAATTTTGCTTCCAACAATGTACTTCCTGTTGAAGGTTGCTCTTGTCATTTTGACAATCATCATGCTAAGATGGGCAGTTCCAAGGTTCAGGATCGATCAGGTTGTTGACCTTAGCTGGAAAAGACTTCTCCCATTATCATTATTGAACCTTGGATGGGCAATAATTTTGGGTATTTACCTGGGAGTGTGA